From a single Callithrix jacchus isolate 240 chromosome 5, calJac240_pri, whole genome shotgun sequence genomic region:
- the PRR15L gene encoding proline-rich protein 15-like protein, with protein MTTEIGWWKLTFLRKKKSTPKVLYEIPDTYAQTEGGTEPPRPDAGGPNSNFNTRLEKIVDKSTKGKHVKVSNSGRFKEKKKVRATLAENPSLFDDCEEGRSLK; from the coding sequence ATGACAACTGAAATTGGTTGGTGGAAGCTGACTTTCCTCCGGAAAAAGAAATCCACTCCCAAGGTGCTGTATGAGATCCCTGACACCTATGCCCAAACAGAGGGAGGCACAGAACCCCCGAGGCCCGACGCTGGAGGCCCCAACAGCAACTTTAACACCCGCCTGGAAAAGATCGTGGACAAGAGCACCAAGGGCAAGCACGTCAAGGTCTCCAACTCAGGCCGCTtcaaggagaagaagaaagtgagAGCCACACTGGCAGAGAACCCTAGCCTCTTTGATGACTGCGAGGAAGGGCGGTCATTGAAGTGA